A stretch of Vairimorpha necatrix chromosome 2, complete sequence DNA encodes these proteins:
- a CDS encoding ribosomal protein uL18 has product MARKAGRRNKKAKSAATKRSRFQVKRRRRRECKTNYRHRINLIKQDYNKQGALKFRLVVRRTNTKVICQITRSYIDGDRVFAFADSTELKNYGVDFGLKNHFAFYATGFLAARRALAKLEMDDLYKAKETDGTYTVTEDIDEERRALKVFLDIGLSRSTKGGNTFIAMKGCSDAGVYIPHSESKFIGYEKNKPFKADELRDRIFCKHVSEYMKTLKENDEEKFKIQFSDYIKKNIEPDNIAGIYQNALDGIIKNPSRQEKEKKDYSGFKKFKVEKLSLEERKKRIQEKLSALKAN; this is encoded by the coding sequence ATGGCAAGAAAGGCTGgtagaagaaataaaaaagctAAATCCGCTGCTACTAAAAGAAGTAGATTCCAAGTCAAGAGGCGTAGAAGAAGAGAGTGTAAGACTAATTACAGACACAGAATCAATCTTATAAAACAagattataataaacaagGTGCTCTTAAGTTCAGACTTGTAGTAAGAAGAACTAACACTAAAGTCATTTGTCAGATCACCAGATCTTACATTGACGGGGACAGAGTCTTTGCATTTGCAGATTCCACTGAGCTTAAAAATTATGGCGTAGATTTCGGCTTAAAGAATCATTTCGCTTTTTATGCTACAGGATTTTTAGCAGCAAGACGAGCTTTGGCCAAATTAGAAATGGACGATCTTTATAAAGCCAAAGAAACAGATGGAACTTATACAGTCACTGAAGATATTGATGAAGAACGTAGAGCATTAAAAGTATTCCTTGATATTGGTTTATCTAGAAGTACCAAAGGAGGAAACACTTTTATTGCCATGAAAGGGTGTTCTGATGCAGGAGTTTATATTCCTCATTCTGAATCTAAATTTATCGGCTATGAGAAGAATAAGCCTTTTAAGGCTGACGAATTAAGAGACAGAATTTTCTGTAAACATGTCTCTGAGTACATGAAAACactaaaagaaaatgacgaagagaaatttaaaatccaATTTAGTGAttatattaagaaaaatattgaacCAGACAATATTGCAggaatttatcaaaatgcTTTAGATGGCATTATTAAGAACCCTAGTAGacaagaaaaagaaaagaaagatTATAGTggatttaagaaatttaaagttGAGAAATTATCATTAGAAGAGAGAAAGAAGAGAATACAAGAGAAATTATCAGCACTTAAAgctaattaa